The sequence ACAGTTATTGGTAAttgttcttcaattttttcctaactTTGTTATTTCGTACAATTCAAtagtttgatttaaaaatgagttattttttaatgtcaaaCAGTGATTTCCATAAAAACTGttgtcaataaaaataaaatccactcactatattttcaaatgagttTACTTCCACACTAACTCGTGAGTACTTCTCACACTGAATTTTTAGATAAGTGCTCCGGACTCTTGTACTCTAAtcaccaaaaatcaaatttaaacttcAGGTGGTACAACCAACAGCCAACACAGGCTCCTTCATTCAATTGGTTCGGTAATGGTGGTCATCAGTCGGATGGAAAGGGAAATATGTGGCAAGGAAGTGATAACGCAAAGATAATGCTCTTCGCCAAATCTTCATGGCCATGATTGAATACTCTTCTTGTATCACGTTATTCTACTGGTTCACACTTTTTCCCACAGTAATAAAAGATTACCTGTCATGCGAACACCTGTTCGTTAGTTTTACAGACAATAGGTGCAAGTTGTTTGGATTTACAACCGGAAACGGAAGAAGAGCATTGACAACCGAAACAAAGGTTCAAGGTGTCCTATGGGAATGGGGGGTGTGTGGGAGAGCAGTAACAAATAGATTTTAAAGGTGATTGTATTCATTATTTAAAAGTAACAAAAAGTAAATtactaaaaactgaaaagttgtatggaagaaaaaacaatttgatatGAAGGAGATATGAGGATAACATGCATTTATTTATTCGCTCTTTGAAGTTGAAATGGTgtaaaagtttccaaaaagatatattttcaaatggttTTCTTCCTAGTAAATAATATTATATCTTAAACCTAGATTCATTCCATTCATTATGCAGCCAGTAAATTGATTAACTTTCAGACACCTAGAACTCTGCCAAAACAATGAGCGGTTAGAAAAAAGTGCAGAACTCTATAGTTTTCACAATCTGTGAACACTTTTctgatagaaaaattcaataactATCGTTCCCATCGTTTTGTAGACTCtaatgaaaacaatttttgagcacacCAGTGACAGCTTCTGAAACTCGATTTGTGAACAGGTCAGATCTTGTCGACTGAAACCAATGTTTTATCACTTAACCAATTGAAtacatattattttcaattagtaCAATGTATTTGAAGAGCATGCAGTCTGAAtgaaagttttataatttGCATCATAAGGTTTGATTTTAATCTCAAACAACGtgcaaataaaacaaaaaaaa comes from Caenorhabditis elegans chromosome X and encodes:
- the B0563.9 gene encoding C-type lectin domain-containing protein (Confirmed by transcript evidence), producing the protein MQLLTFVFGFVLIALSTSQWDNSYWWYNQQPTQAPSFNWFGNGGHQSDGKGNMWQGSDNAKIMLFAKSSWP